One Sinobacterium caligoides genomic window carries:
- a CDS encoding ABC transporter permease subunit — protein MTSYFIRRLLLIVPTFIGITLLIFTITRAVPGGPIERMIQQQAMASSESASSSSDTTSGSSLSEDQLNELKAYYGFDKPILVSYAEWLGNIVRFDLGVSTRYHESVWHLIRDRLPVSLFYAFATLIITYGICIPFGIVKAIKHRSVMDNVSSIIVFIGYAIPGYVVGITLITLLASHWDIFPLGGFTSDNFDQLSWFGQLKDILFHATLPLIAYVAGSFAQLTLIVKNTLMDNLAADYVRTAVAKGVSHRQAILSHALRNSLIPLATGFGSNLTAVLGGSFLIEAIFNIDGMGLLGYESVLERDYPVVMGILAISALLFLLGNILSDFFVALVDPRVRFE, from the coding sequence ATGACTAGCTATTTTATTCGGCGATTACTCTTGATCGTGCCGACCTTCATCGGTATTACACTACTGATATTTACCATCACCCGTGCAGTCCCCGGGGGCCCAATTGAGCGTATGATTCAACAACAGGCCATGGCCAGTAGTGAAAGTGCTAGTAGCAGCTCCGACACGACAAGTGGTAGCAGCCTGTCTGAAGATCAACTCAACGAACTAAAAGCTTATTATGGTTTCGACAAACCTATTCTAGTAAGTTACGCCGAATGGCTCGGCAATATAGTTCGCTTCGATCTCGGCGTTTCTACGCGCTACCATGAATCCGTCTGGCATCTGATTCGAGACCGGTTACCTGTCTCATTATTTTATGCCTTCGCCACACTCATCATCACCTACGGCATCTGCATCCCTTTTGGTATTGTTAAGGCGATCAAACACCGTAGCGTCATGGACAACGTCTCATCTATTATCGTCTTTATCGGCTACGCCATCCCCGGCTATGTCGTTGGCATCACTTTAATCACGCTACTGGCCTCACACTGGGATATCTTCCCTCTTGGTGGGTTTACCAGTGACAACTTTGACCAACTAAGTTGGTTCGGTCAGCTAAAAGACATCCTGTTTCATGCGACGTTGCCGTTGATCGCCTATGTCGCCGGTAGCTTTGCTCAGCTTACCTTAATCGTCAAAAACACCTTAATGGATAACCTCGCTGCGGACTATGTGCGCACAGCCGTCGCCAAAGGGGTCTCGCATCGCCAGGCTATCCTCAGTCATGCTTTGCGTAACAGCCTCATCCCGCTGGCCACCGGCTTTGGCAGCAATCTCACTGCGGTGCTTGGAGGCTCCTTCTTAATTGAAGCCATTTTTAATATCGACGGTATGGGGTTGCTCGGTTACGAATCCGTACTTGAGCGTGACTACCCCGTCGTGATGGGCATCCTTGCAATCTCAGCACTGCTATTTCTTCTTGGCAATATACTTTCTGACTTTTTCGTTGCACTTGTCGATCCAAGGGTGAGATTCGAATGA
- a CDS encoding HDOD domain-containing protein yields the protein MTRGVSAWTKRLTEHELPVLGAVIGDIHELATGVDCDASQLAEVILKDAALTQQVLRVANSSHYNPSPNNRINTISRAVVTLGTSGIKAVCISLMMIDSLLKGQPRQRTLTCLARAFHAAVQARRLYALRTGGSNEEVFIAALLLHIGEIGFWTFGGNQADMLDKQLDIPGSDSGALIELAIGTSFVELSRNMCEHWSLSEVVAQSMAPLERSSPMVTAVLLGDRISHAVEQGWQTKAVAQLSEKASLYCGVKIKEMRQHLLLAADEAASVALTFGANKICHLIPSSVNVLSESPQHRLKPDSNLQLDILRELGTVIGGNTDINTILQMVLEGMHRGVGLERVAVCMLSHKSKQAVLYAKFVLGNVTPSWRKSLIFAADAEAQNPLAHCLVQREVMHMKSVIGPRWNYLASKRFIKVKGCGGCVLAPLFVGERNVGVFYADRGDLGVEVDAVQVERFTHFAQQANIALALLSKKQRH from the coding sequence ATGACTAGAGGTGTAAGCGCTTGGACAAAGCGCCTGACAGAGCACGAACTACCGGTGTTAGGGGCTGTCATCGGTGATATCCATGAGTTGGCAACAGGCGTCGATTGTGACGCCAGTCAGTTGGCCGAGGTTATTCTTAAAGATGCGGCCCTTACTCAGCAAGTGTTGAGGGTTGCTAATAGTAGCCACTATAACCCCTCGCCGAACAACCGTATTAATACGATCAGCCGCGCCGTTGTCACGTTAGGTACAAGTGGTATTAAGGCTGTCTGTATCTCACTGATGATGATTGATAGCCTGCTCAAAGGGCAGCCTAGACAAAGGACGTTGACCTGTTTAGCGCGTGCTTTTCATGCAGCGGTACAAGCACGTCGCTTGTACGCACTGCGTACTGGCGGCAGTAACGAGGAGGTCTTTATCGCTGCTTTGTTGTTACATATTGGGGAGATTGGGTTTTGGACCTTTGGTGGTAATCAGGCCGATATGCTCGATAAGCAGCTAGACATCCCCGGTAGTGATTCAGGGGCGTTGATAGAGCTGGCGATAGGCACAAGTTTTGTCGAGCTCAGTCGCAACATGTGTGAACACTGGTCGTTGAGCGAGGTCGTTGCTCAGAGTATGGCGCCTTTGGAGCGTTCTAGCCCAATGGTTACTGCCGTGTTATTAGGCGACCGTATTAGTCACGCAGTAGAGCAAGGCTGGCAAACAAAAGCGGTGGCGCAGTTAAGCGAGAAGGCAAGCTTGTATTGTGGTGTGAAAATAAAAGAGATGCGCCAGCACCTACTATTAGCTGCCGATGAGGCTGCCTCTGTGGCGCTGACTTTTGGTGCCAATAAAATTTGCCATTTGATTCCTTCTTCGGTCAATGTGTTGAGTGAGTCGCCTCAGCATCGGCTGAAGCCGGATAGTAATTTACAGCTAGATATTCTTCGTGAGCTAGGAACGGTGATTGGTGGTAACACTGATATAAACACCATACTACAGATGGTGTTGGAGGGTATGCATCGGGGCGTAGGTCTCGAGCGGGTAGCGGTTTGCATGTTGAGCCATAAAAGCAAACAGGCCGTGTTATACGCAAAATTTGTGCTGGGTAACGTGACACCAAGTTGGCGTAAATCACTGATCTTTGCTGCTGATGCTGAGGCACAAAACCCACTCGCTCACTGCCTGGTACAGCGCGAAGTGATGCATATGAAATCTGTGATTGGGCCGCGTTGGAATTACTTGGCTTCAAAACGCTTTATCAAAGTAAAGGGATGTGGCGGCTGCGTGTTAGCGCCACTCTTCGTTGGTGAGCGAAATGTCGGGGTGTTTTATGCTGACCGAGGAGACCTTGGCGTGGAGGTTGATGCGGTGCAGGTCGAGCGTTTCACTCATTTTGCTCAACAGGCCAATATTGCATTGGCGCTGCTGAGTAAAAAACAGCGGCATTAA
- a CDS encoding ABC transporter permease, with protein sequence MKLLTLSPQSRRQWLRFKAIKRGYYAAILLTLLLIASCFAELLISNRAIVVSYQGSLHFPSYGGIIAGKEFGQDQAFETDYRALKNQLAESGEGWVLLPPVPFSATESDLNFDNFPPYPPSSRHWLGTDTSGRDVLARLVYGFRTAMAFSLILLFFNYLIGVTVGCMMGFFGGKFDLFGQRLIEIWSNVPFLYIIMIIASIVVPSFWTLIVIMVLFGWMGITWYMRTITYREASREYVQAARAIGASNGRILFRHILPNTISLLVTFIPFSIASGIGSLTALDYLGFGLPKTTPSWGELLAQGTSNLQYEWIVLSVIIAMTLVLTMVTFIGEAIREAFDPKQFSYYQ encoded by the coding sequence ATGAAACTATTAACACTGTCTCCCCAATCACGCCGTCAATGGCTGCGCTTTAAGGCAATTAAGCGTGGTTACTATGCTGCGATCCTGTTGACCCTACTACTAATAGCGAGTTGCTTTGCCGAGTTATTAATTAGCAACCGAGCTATCGTCGTCAGTTACCAAGGAAGCCTGCACTTCCCCAGTTACGGGGGGATCATTGCAGGCAAGGAGTTCGGCCAGGATCAAGCCTTTGAAACCGATTATCGCGCCTTAAAAAATCAGCTGGCAGAGTCTGGCGAAGGCTGGGTACTATTACCTCCTGTACCTTTCTCGGCCACAGAATCAGATCTTAATTTTGATAATTTCCCACCTTACCCCCCTTCTAGCCGACACTGGTTAGGCACTGACACCAGTGGGCGCGACGTTCTCGCACGATTAGTCTATGGTTTTCGAACCGCCATGGCGTTTAGTCTTATTCTGCTGTTTTTCAACTACTTAATAGGTGTTACCGTTGGCTGTATGATGGGCTTCTTCGGTGGCAAGTTCGATCTCTTCGGTCAGCGACTCATCGAGATTTGGTCCAACGTCCCCTTCCTCTATATCATCATGATCATCGCCTCAATCGTTGTCCCAAGCTTCTGGACGCTGATTGTCATTATGGTGCTATTCGGCTGGATGGGCATCACCTGGTACATGCGCACGATTACCTACCGCGAAGCCAGTCGCGAATACGTCCAGGCCGCTCGTGCCATCGGCGCCAGTAACGGTCGCATTTTGTTTCGTCATATCCTGCCCAATACCATCTCGCTGCTGGTGACGTTTATTCCTTTCTCAATCGCCTCCGGCATTGGTTCACTGACCGCTTTAGACTACCTCGGCTTTGGCCTGCCAAAGACCACCCCCAGCTGGGGCGAGCTGTTGGCACAAGGTACTAGCAACCTACAGTACGAGTGGATTGTGCTCTCTGTCATTATTGCAATGACGCTCGTTCTAACCATGGTTACCTTCATCGGTGAAGCTATCCGCGAAGCCTTCGACCCTAAACAGTTTAGCTACTACCAATAA
- a CDS encoding ABC transporter ATP-binding protein — protein sequence MSLLTVDQLSVEFTLDHGVASVIDQVSFELNKGEILGIVGESGCGKSVTAMSLLRLLPEPSAHYSHGRVLFEGSDLLTLPLEQLRQIRGKRVAVIFQEPMTALNPVHTIGRQLAEIYRLHFSELKDHEVIARSVDILSRVGISDAEQKLSEFPHQLSGGQRQRVMIAMALACEPDILIADEPTTALDVTIQAQILALIVELQRERELAVIFITHDLGVIAQLCDRVMVMYAGRVVETADVYTLFDHPAHPYTLGLLNALPRLTDTPKTLLNTIDGMVPALSELNEGCRFRNRCDHASTICDDKPRTDTLSQQHSVACWHPRSANTATSHTQSEDAS from the coding sequence ATGAGTCTTCTCACTGTCGATCAACTCAGTGTCGAGTTTACACTCGATCACGGTGTTGCTAGCGTTATCGACCAAGTCTCCTTTGAGCTCAACAAGGGAGAAATCCTTGGGATCGTCGGCGAGTCTGGATGCGGCAAGAGCGTGACCGCCATGTCGTTACTGCGCCTCTTGCCAGAGCCAAGTGCCCACTATAGCCACGGCCGCGTACTATTCGAAGGGAGTGATTTACTCACTCTGCCCTTAGAACAGCTAAGGCAGATACGAGGTAAGCGTGTCGCCGTTATTTTTCAAGAGCCGATGACGGCGCTCAACCCTGTACATACAATCGGCCGTCAACTTGCAGAGATCTATCGGCTGCACTTCAGCGAGTTAAAAGACCATGAAGTTATCGCTCGCAGTGTCGATATCCTCAGTCGCGTTGGTATCTCCGATGCTGAACAAAAGCTCAGCGAATTTCCCCACCAGCTCTCCGGCGGCCAGCGCCAACGTGTCATGATCGCCATGGCTCTCGCCTGTGAACCCGATATTCTCATCGCCGACGAACCCACAACGGCGCTAGACGTCACTATTCAAGCACAAATCCTTGCGCTAATTGTAGAGTTACAACGAGAGCGCGAGCTCGCTGTAATCTTCATTACCCATGATCTTGGGGTTATAGCGCAACTCTGTGATCGTGTGATGGTTATGTACGCAGGCCGTGTTGTCGAAACGGCCGATGTCTACACGCTCTTTGATCATCCTGCTCACCCCTATACCCTCGGCCTATTAAACGCATTGCCACGTCTCACCGACACACCGAAGACCCTGCTTAACACCATTGACGGTATGGTCCCTGCGCTTAGTGAGTTGAATGAGGGCTGCCGCTTTCGCAATCGTTGCGATCACGCCAGCACTATCTGCGACGATAAGCCCCGCACAGATACACTAAGCCAGCAGCATTCTGTTGCTTGCTGGCACCCACGCTCTGCTAACACAGCCACAAGCCATACACAGAGCGAGGATGCATCATGA
- a CDS encoding extracellular solute-binding protein: MMIKRISLALCLVILTACSNSSDDRSAWRPPVDVKPIHYSNSELNEQLRWITNNQDPVVASTNAKRGGMMRSYIGAFPMTFRVIGPDSNGGFAGYMRALNLSLVDVHPNTGNAIPSLATHWAFGADGKTVYFKLDPDAKWSDGTPVTADDYLYNLDFMRSKKIVAPFYNNYYTKQITDIRKYDDHTISITSGTAKPQDELLFSTALSPLPRQFTALTDNWVRDYNWKIPPVTGAYNISKFSKGKFIQFDRQDNWWANNKRYYRHRFNPDSIRVKVIRNDDVAFRYFLKGELDTFNLVRPNLWYGKARGKVFDEGYILKAKFYNDIPQSPSGLWLNTQDPILADRQVRLALAHALDFDKVIKTVLRNDYERLNRQYQGYAEYDNETIHPREFDLARANQILDADGWQQRGKDGIRRKDGKRLSLRITYMNNDHTPRLVILRESAARAGIDLKLQFLDSSTGFKQILEKKHQIAWMGWSAGGIAPRFWSYYHSDHANRPQTNNITALSDPALDKKIMRYRQSINRDERIALAKELAKIVDHHAVFIPSFSVPYTRAGFWHWMKLPSDLGNRTTDSLFSFADGYYWIDEQDKQQVLADKHDGIPYAPKTIVNERYKVSQ; the protein is encoded by the coding sequence ATGATGATTAAACGAATTAGCCTTGCTCTCTGCTTGGTCATACTCACCGCCTGTAGCAATTCTAGCGATGACCGTAGCGCATGGCGGCCACCGGTTGACGTGAAGCCAATTCATTATTCAAACTCAGAGTTAAACGAACAGTTACGCTGGATTACTAACAATCAGGACCCTGTGGTCGCCTCAACTAACGCTAAGCGCGGTGGCATGATGCGCAGCTATATCGGCGCATTTCCCATGACGTTTCGCGTCATTGGTCCCGACTCAAATGGAGGGTTTGCCGGTTATATGCGCGCACTCAACCTATCCCTTGTCGATGTCCACCCCAACACCGGTAATGCCATTCCTAGCCTCGCCACCCACTGGGCCTTTGGTGCTGATGGTAAAACCGTCTATTTCAAACTAGACCCTGATGCAAAGTGGTCTGATGGCACTCCCGTTACCGCTGACGATTACCTCTACAACCTTGACTTCATGCGCTCTAAAAAAATCGTCGCGCCCTTCTATAACAACTACTATACCAAGCAAATTACCGACATTCGCAAGTACGACGACCACACTATCAGCATCACAAGCGGTACAGCCAAACCGCAAGATGAGCTATTATTTTCCACCGCATTATCGCCACTCCCGCGTCAATTTACTGCTTTGACTGACAACTGGGTTCGAGACTATAACTGGAAGATTCCACCCGTCACTGGCGCCTATAACATCAGTAAATTTTCCAAAGGCAAATTTATTCAGTTCGATCGACAAGACAATTGGTGGGCGAATAATAAGCGTTATTATCGACATCGCTTTAATCCGGATAGCATCCGTGTCAAGGTCATTCGCAACGATGATGTTGCCTTCCGCTATTTTCTCAAGGGTGAACTCGATACCTTCAACCTTGTGCGACCCAACCTATGGTATGGCAAGGCACGCGGGAAAGTCTTTGATGAGGGGTATATTTTAAAGGCCAAATTTTATAACGATATACCGCAATCTCCTTCTGGTCTGTGGCTGAATACACAAGACCCTATCCTAGCCGACCGACAAGTTCGCTTAGCCCTAGCTCACGCGCTTGATTTTGATAAGGTTATCAAAACGGTATTACGCAACGACTATGAGAGGCTAAACAGACAATATCAGGGGTATGCTGAATACGATAACGAGACAATCCATCCACGCGAATTTGACCTAGCTAGAGCGAATCAAATACTCGATGCGGATGGCTGGCAACAACGCGGCAAGGACGGCATTCGCCGTAAAGATGGCAAGCGCCTGAGTTTGCGCATTACCTATATGAACAATGATCACACACCACGTCTGGTCATCCTACGTGAAAGTGCTGCCAGAGCAGGTATAGACCTTAAGCTGCAATTCCTCGACAGCAGCACCGGCTTTAAACAAATCTTAGAGAAGAAACACCAAATAGCATGGATGGGCTGGTCAGCTGGCGGTATCGCCCCACGCTTTTGGAGCTACTATCACTCTGATCATGCAAATAGGCCGCAGACAAACAACATTACAGCACTCAGCGACCCAGCCTTGGACAAGAAGATCATGCGCTACCGTCAATCAATTAACCGCGATGAGCGTATCGCACTCGCCAAAGAGTTGGCAAAGATAGTCGATCACCATGCCGTATTTATTCCCAGCTTTTCTGTACCCTATACACGCGCCGGCTTCTGGCATTGGATGAAGTTACCGAGCGACCTTGGTAACCGCACAACTGATAGCTTATTCTCCTTCGCCGACGGTTATTACTGGATCGACGAGCAAGATAAACAACAGGTGCTTGCCGACAAACATGACGGTATCCCCTACGCACCAAAGACAATTGTTAACGAACGTTACAAGGTAAGCCAATGA
- a CDS encoding bile acid:sodium symporter family protein: protein MLLKLMPFCLGSIMFAMGLGLQRNDFTRLIRQPRVVSGLLAGQILGLPLLAIAIILILKLPAMLALGLLLIALCPGGVTSNLFCQLSRGDTALSVSLTALSSLIGVFSLPILLQFGFSAFSMGDTKFELSLWLTIKQLITITLLPMIIGMTLSTYHPWFHQQGQILASRCSSLFFAIIVLLLWHQQWPSIQTGALSIGSAVIMLNIGAIGLALLLNKAINLKGRQAITSYYEIGLQNAALAFFVAFNILHEPQLATATTVYSVVMTISAAILLTLLRLSNKKAPTDGETSTQAVK, encoded by the coding sequence ATGTTGTTAAAATTAATGCCCTTCTGCCTAGGTTCAATCATGTTTGCCATGGGACTTGGGCTACAACGCAATGACTTCACACGACTTATCCGTCAGCCCCGTGTTGTCAGTGGCTTATTAGCTGGACAGATACTCGGCCTGCCATTGCTCGCCATCGCCATCATCCTGATACTAAAGCTACCTGCCATGTTGGCACTCGGCTTACTGCTGATCGCACTGTGCCCGGGAGGAGTGACTTCAAATCTATTCTGCCAACTCAGCCGCGGAGATACTGCTCTTTCTGTCAGCTTAACAGCCCTAAGCAGCCTAATCGGAGTCTTCAGCCTGCCCATACTACTGCAGTTCGGTTTTTCTGCTTTCAGTATGGGAGACACTAAATTTGAGTTATCGCTGTGGCTGACTATTAAACAGCTGATCACGATCACTCTCTTGCCGATGATCATCGGTATGACACTGTCTACCTACCATCCTTGGTTCCACCAACAGGGGCAAATACTCGCCAGTCGATGCTCTAGCTTATTCTTTGCGATCATCGTGCTGCTACTCTGGCATCAGCAGTGGCCAAGCATTCAAACGGGCGCACTCTCAATAGGTAGCGCCGTTATCATGCTCAACATCGGCGCCATTGGCTTGGCACTACTATTGAATAAGGCCATTAATCTCAAGGGCAGACAGGCAATCACTAGTTACTATGAAATTGGCTTGCAGAACGCTGCACTTGCCTTCTTTGTCGCCTTTAATATTCTTCATGAACCCCAGCTTGCCACAGCCACAACAGTCTACAGTGTCGTGATGACAATCTCGGCGGCAATATTATTAACGCTGTTACGACTCTCTAACAAGAAGGCACCAACAGATGGCGAGACATCAACCCAAGCAGTGAAATAG
- a CDS encoding lytic transglycosylase, with product MPNISRPFIRLLTCSSITILIACSPIKQNSDLTTVKDEKFKLDEQQSRYTVKSKNNCRPSEQQQGDDYQAVYYDDVWQRLRDNFKLDRELNRPEVQAQIAAFKHKPHSLQRISKKASPYLFHIANRIEEKGLPMELALLPVIESAYNPFAHSYARASGMWQFMPNTGRIFGLKQDWWYDGRRDIISSTDAALSYFEELTKRYDGDWPLALAAYNSGMGTVDRAIKRNRAAGKPTDYWSLSLPRETKRYVPKLLALAEIFSHPQRYNITLAPVDNTPFFVAVDVGSQIDISQAAKMAGLPNKQLRQLNPAFNRWATDPHGRHELLIPIDNVDNFQRELAKLDPSKRVSWDHYKVRSGDSLGLIAQRHQTTVQTLQTVNKINGNLIRVGQLLMIPLNNDGTSLGANSDYASKSKTATTKRYHTVRSGESLWTIAKRNGVNIRQLASWNNMGTRDTLSVGKKLVLLSPSADSTQKLGYKVKRGDSLARIAGNFNVKVNDIVRWNTLSKEAYIQPGQHLTLYVQASN from the coding sequence TTGCCTAACATTAGCCGCCCCTTTATTCGGCTACTTACTTGCTCGAGCATTACTATTCTCATTGCCTGTAGTCCAATCAAACAAAATAGCGATCTGACAACAGTTAAAGACGAAAAGTTTAAACTCGATGAGCAACAGAGTCGTTACACCGTTAAGTCGAAGAATAATTGCCGCCCCAGTGAGCAACAACAGGGAGACGATTATCAAGCAGTTTACTACGATGATGTGTGGCAGCGCCTTCGTGACAATTTTAAGTTAGATCGAGAGCTCAACCGCCCAGAAGTACAAGCTCAGATTGCGGCCTTCAAGCATAAACCGCACAGCCTCCAACGTATCAGCAAGAAAGCGTCACCCTATCTGTTTCATATCGCCAATCGAATTGAAGAGAAGGGCCTGCCAATGGAGCTCGCTCTTTTACCGGTCATCGAAAGCGCATACAACCCATTTGCCCACTCCTACGCTAGGGCTTCTGGTATGTGGCAGTTCATGCCTAACACAGGCCGTATATTTGGCTTAAAACAAGATTGGTGGTACGACGGTCGCCGAGATATTATCTCATCGACAGATGCCGCACTCAGTTACTTCGAAGAGCTCACAAAACGCTACGATGGTGACTGGCCGCTAGCATTAGCCGCGTATAATTCAGGCATGGGAACCGTTGACCGTGCTATAAAGCGAAATCGTGCTGCCGGCAAGCCTACGGATTACTGGTCACTTTCTCTACCAAGGGAAACTAAGCGCTATGTACCTAAATTGCTTGCACTTGCGGAGATATTTAGCCACCCGCAACGCTACAACATTACTTTAGCCCCAGTTGATAACACCCCTTTCTTTGTCGCCGTTGATGTCGGCTCCCAGATCGATATTTCCCAGGCCGCCAAAATGGCAGGGCTTCCTAACAAGCAATTGCGCCAATTAAACCCCGCCTTCAACCGCTGGGCCACCGATCCTCACGGCCGTCATGAGCTACTGATACCGATTGACAACGTCGACAACTTTCAACGTGAGCTGGCAAAGCTTGACCCTAGCAAGCGAGTAAGCTGGGATCACTACAAGGTACGAAGTGGCGACAGCTTAGGCCTGATTGCACAAAGGCACCAAACAACCGTACAGACACTACAAACCGTCAATAAAATCAATGGCAACCTAATACGTGTCGGCCAATTGTTAATGATTCCACTAAACAATGATGGCACTTCATTAGGCGCTAACAGTGACTACGCCAGCAAGAGCAAAACTGCGACGACTAAGCGATATCATACTGTACGCTCAGGCGAGTCGTTGTGGACCATCGCCAAGCGCAATGGCGTCAACATCAGGCAGCTTGCCAGCTGGAATAACATGGGGACAAGGGACACACTCAGCGTCGGTAAAAAGCTTGTGTTGCTATCACCCTCAGCGGACTCAACTCAGAAACTTGGCTACAAGGTTAAGCGAGGGGACTCCTTAGCTCGAATTGCCGGCAACTTCAACGTTAAAGTGAATGATATAGTCCGCTGGAACACGCTCAGCAAGGAAGCTTACATCCAGCCCGGTCAGCATCTCACACTATACGTACAAGCCTCAAACTAG
- a CDS encoding ABC transporter ATP-binding protein yields the protein MIESKSTPLLIVDKLVKHYPVKAGVFKRTVAHVKAVDDVSFKVLPGETLGLVGESGCGKSSLGKTILQLQEATSGSIEFDGQRIDQLNHKQLKHIRADLQVIFQDPYESLNSRHSVGQIIEEPLIVHGVGNAESRKQRVLELLARVGLPDSAVNRYPHEFSGGQRQRIGIARAIALNPKLIICDEPVSALDVSIQSQIINLLLELQRELGLALVFIAHDLSVVKHISDRVAVMYLGKIVEVADAYDIYAKPKHPYTQALIAAIPKPDPRQRRQHRLLEGDVPSPVNPPSGCSFHTRCPHQTAQCKEQQPLLTEGENLHQVACHHWQDIQEGIIASQR from the coding sequence ATGATTGAGTCCAAGAGCACACCGCTGCTAATCGTCGACAAGCTGGTCAAACACTACCCAGTCAAAGCCGGTGTATTTAAACGCACTGTTGCCCACGTTAAAGCTGTTGATGACGTCTCTTTTAAGGTGTTGCCCGGTGAGACTCTTGGTCTTGTAGGGGAATCAGGCTGCGGCAAAAGCAGTTTAGGGAAAACCATTTTGCAGCTGCAGGAGGCCACCTCAGGCTCGATTGAATTTGATGGCCAACGCATTGATCAACTCAACCACAAGCAGCTAAAACACATACGAGCCGACCTACAGGTCATCTTTCAAGATCCATATGAATCACTGAATAGCCGCCACAGTGTCGGCCAAATTATTGAAGAGCCACTCATCGTGCACGGTGTTGGCAATGCTGAGAGCCGTAAGCAACGCGTGCTAGAGTTGCTCGCCCGAGTCGGCTTACCGGATAGTGCCGTCAATCGCTATCCTCATGAGTTTTCCGGGGGCCAGCGTCAGCGTATCGGTATCGCACGCGCCATCGCACTTAACCCTAAGTTGATCATCTGCGACGAGCCTGTCTCCGCTTTGGATGTCTCCATCCAATCGCAAATCATTAACTTATTGCTAGAGCTGCAACGAGAGTTGGGGCTAGCCTTGGTATTTATCGCCCATGACCTATCCGTCGTTAAGCATATCTCTGACCGCGTCGCCGTGATGTATCTTGGCAAGATTGTCGAGGTCGCCGATGCCTATGATATCTATGCAAAGCCCAAGCACCCTTATACCCAAGCACTGATTGCCGCGATTCCAAAACCTGACCCACGACAGCGTAGGCAACACCGACTTTTAGAAGGCGATGTCCCCTCTCCCGTCAATCCGCCCTCCGGGTGCAGCTTTCACACTCGCTGCCCTCACCAAACAGCGCAGTGCAAAGAGCAGCAACCGTTACTCACGGAGGGCGAAAACCTACATCAAGTGGCTTGCCATCACTGGCAGGATATACAAGAAGGGATTATTGCCAGTCAACGCTGA